One region of Aurantimonas sp. HBX-1 genomic DNA includes:
- the rpsR gene encoding 30S ribosomal protein S18: protein MVDIAQLPTRRPFHRRRKSDPFAGTDSPKIDYKDVRLLQRYISERGKIVPSRITAVSQKNQRALARAIKRARFLGLLPYVLK from the coding sequence ATGGTCGATATCGCTCAGCTTCCCACCCGCCGGCCGTTTCATCGTCGCCGCAAGTCCGACCCGTTCGCCGGCACCGATTCGCCGAAGATCGACTACAAGGACGTCCGTCTCCTGCAGCGCTACATTTCCGAGCGCGGTAAGATCGTCCCGTCGCGGATCACCGCCGTCTCGCAGAAGAACCAGCGGGCCCTCGCCCGTGCGATCAAGCGCGCCCGCTTCCTCGGCCTTCTGCCCTACGTCCTGAAGTAG
- the rplI gene encoding 50S ribosomal protein L9, with product MDVILLERIARLGQMGDTVKVRDGYARNYLLPTGRALRANEANRAKFESQKTQLVQRNEERKSEAQEIAKTLEGRSFVAVRSAGETGQLYGSVSTRDIAELLAADGFKVGRNEIELRLPIKAIGVHAISIALHPEVSVSINVNVARSPDEAERQSRGEDLTSADAIYGIDEEEFEDEDEGAEEEAGEEEGVETPSAESEDDQR from the coding sequence ATGGACGTCATTCTTCTCGAACGCATCGCAAGGCTCGGCCAGATGGGCGACACCGTGAAGGTGCGCGACGGCTACGCCCGCAACTACCTGCTGCCGACCGGCCGCGCCCTGCGCGCCAACGAGGCGAACCGCGCCAAGTTCGAGTCGCAGAAGACGCAGCTCGTCCAGCGCAACGAGGAGCGCAAGTCGGAAGCCCAGGAAATCGCCAAGACGCTCGAAGGCCGCAGCTTCGTCGCGGTGCGTTCGGCCGGCGAGACCGGCCAGCTCTACGGCTCGGTGTCGACCCGCGACATCGCCGAGCTGCTGGCGGCCGATGGCTTCAAGGTCGGCCGTAACGAGATCGAGCTGCGCCTGCCGATCAAGGCGATCGGCGTGCACGCGATCTCGATCGCACTGCATCCGGAAGTCTCGGTCTCCATCAACGTCAACGTCGCCCGTTCGCCGGACGAGGCCGAGCGGCAGTCGCGTGGCGAGGATCTGACCTCCGCCGATGCGATCTACGGCATCGACGAGGAAGAGTTCGAGGACGAAGACGAGGGTGCCGAGGAGGAAGCCGGCGAGGAAGAGGGCGTCGAGACGCCTTCGGCCGAGTCCGAGGACGACCAGCGCTAG